One Pseudofrancisella aestuarii genomic region harbors:
- the xseA gene encoding exodeoxyribonuclease VII large subunit, with protein sequence MNESLKLSEFLELIKSTIEMGFGYQGFWVVAELSEWRKSGHHYYGELIEHDGISKYPIAKIRCNCWANVANSILTKFKSVTGEHLKSDMKVLFKVAVNYHISFGLSLNIVDIDPSFTLGDREARKIGILDTLTKEGIVMKNKELELPLDFTNVAVITSSTAAGKGDFFEEAQKLETLGLCKFDIYEALMQGKDCALSVTKAFEKVAKKASNYDAIVLIRGGGSQADLDWFNNTSPARLVCKSKIPVLIGIGHERDSTVLDDICTKSFDTPSKVINYIANVIIDNASDAKYNYESIIKMTKNFVKFNKAKLENEYDTFRSQLENYLNHLDNKINNEYKNITSTGKVLVKGYSQIIESKYKRIFENSNSSLKYYNQNVTGQYKELMNYSKNILNYYGSSSDYLYRQILSVSIEPTLKRGFSITKSREGKFITTKEKASKQKNLIIVYSDGIVNVEVENGNAE encoded by the coding sequence ATGAATGAAAGCCTAAAGTTAAGTGAATTTCTTGAGTTAATCAAGAGTACTATAGAGATGGGTTTTGGCTACCAAGGTTTTTGGGTAGTAGCAGAGCTTTCTGAATGGAGAAAATCTGGCCATCATTATTATGGGGAGCTAATAGAGCATGATGGCATTAGTAAATATCCTATAGCTAAGATCAGATGCAATTGTTGGGCAAATGTTGCAAATAGTATTTTAACAAAATTCAAATCTGTAACAGGCGAGCATTTAAAGTCTGATATGAAAGTGCTTTTTAAAGTAGCTGTTAATTACCATATAAGTTTTGGTCTGAGCCTGAATATAGTAGACATAGATCCTTCATTTACTTTAGGTGATAGAGAAGCTCGGAAAATAGGAATATTAGATACTCTCACAAAAGAGGGTATTGTAATGAAAAATAAAGAGCTTGAGCTACCATTAGATTTTACAAATGTAGCAGTTATAACAAGCTCAACAGCAGCTGGCAAAGGTGACTTTTTTGAAGAAGCTCAGAAACTAGAAACTCTAGGTCTATGTAAGTTTGATATTTATGAAGCACTGATGCAAGGCAAAGATTGTGCTTTAAGTGTAACTAAAGCTTTTGAAAAAGTAGCAAAAAAAGCTAGTAACTATGATGCTATTGTTCTCATTAGAGGAGGGGGATCTCAAGCAGATCTAGATTGGTTTAATAATACTTCACCAGCAAGACTTGTTTGTAAATCTAAAATACCTGTACTTATAGGAATTGGGCATGAAAGAGATAGTACAGTTTTAGATGATATATGTACTAAAAGTTTTGATACGCCATCTAAGGTTATAAATTACATTGCTAATGTAATTATAGATAATGCAAGTGACGCTAAATATAATTATGAATCTATAATAAAAATGACAAAAAATTTTGTTAAATTTAACAAAGCAAAATTAGAAAATGAATATGATACTTTTAGATCGCAGTTAGAAAATTATCTAAATCATTTAGATAATAAAATAAATAATGAATATAAAAATATAACATCAACAGGTAAAGTCTTAGTGAAAGGTTATTCTCAAATCATAGAATCTAAGTATAAAAGAATATTTGAAAATAGTAATAGCAGTTTAAAGTATTATAATCAAAATGTTACAGGGCAATATAAAGAGTTAATGAATTATTCAAAGAATATACTAAATTACTATGGTAGTTCTTCTGATTATTTATATAGGCAAATATTATCGGTTTCTATAGAGCCAACTTTAAAAAGGGGCTTTAGTATAACTAAATCAAGAGAAGGTAAGTTTATAACAACTAAAGAGAAGGCAAGCAAGCAAAAGAATTTAATAATAGTATATTCAGATGGAATAGTTAATGTGGAGGTGGAAAATGGCAACGCAGAGTAA
- the xseB gene encoding exodeoxyribonuclease VII small subunit, whose amino-acid sequence MATQSKKFARNYEILEEINEKLQDGQDNPALLDELAPLLEQASKSYKLCKERILAAQKFIDEFEDEK is encoded by the coding sequence ATGGCAACGCAGAGTAAAAAATTTGCTAGGAATTATGAAATTTTAGAAGAGATAAATGAGAAACTACAAGATGGACAAGATAACCCAGCATTGTTAGATGAATTAGCCCCTTTGTTAGAGCAAGCATCTAAAAGCTATAAGCTCTGTAAAGAAAGAATTTTAGCCGCACAGAAATTTATTGATGAATTTGAGGATGAAAAATAA
- the murI gene encoding glutamate racemase: protein MDNRPIGVFDSGVGGLSVMKSLISGLPNENFIFFGDTARAPYGIRSLEVIQKFSIQIVNFLLEQNVKAIVIACNTITAAAEETIKNISKDISVINVIKPTVNKVVKDYKTLGLIATEFTVNSSVYPKVIHSYNKDIVIYSQACSSIVPKIELGILQGVELEEMVNNCLKFLNSKDIEALILGCTHYSLIKNVISRYVRKNTTIIDPAELTVLEVKKYLKDRVITPSERGIQESCFFVSGDVNKFKQIGEIFLEREIVNLEKMPISSFK, encoded by the coding sequence ATGGATAATAGGCCGATAGGAGTATTTGATTCAGGAGTTGGTGGGCTTTCAGTAATGAAAAGTTTAATAAGCGGTCTGCCTAATGAAAATTTTATTTTCTTTGGAGATACTGCTAGAGCCCCATATGGAATAAGGTCATTAGAAGTTATACAGAAATTTTCTATTCAAATTGTAAACTTTTTATTAGAGCAAAATGTAAAAGCTATTGTTATTGCATGTAATACTATTACAGCAGCAGCTGAGGAAACTATTAAAAATATATCTAAAGATATTTCGGTAATAAATGTAATAAAACCAACTGTGAATAAAGTTGTAAAAGATTATAAAACATTAGGTCTCATAGCAACAGAATTTACTGTAAATAGTAGTGTTTATCCAAAAGTAATTCATTCATATAATAAAGATATAGTTATTTATTCGCAGGCATGTAGCTCGATTGTACCAAAAATTGAATTAGGTATATTGCAAGGAGTAGAACTAGAAGAAATGGTTAATAATTGTCTTAAATTTTTAAATAGTAAAGACATAGAAGCATTAATATTGGGGTGTACTCATTATTCGCTTATAAAAAATGTAATTTCTAGATATGTTAGAAAAAATACTACAATAATAGATCCAGCAGAACTTACAGTATTAGAAGTAAAAAAATATTTAAAAGATAGAGTGATTACCCCATCAGAAAGAGGTATTCAAGAAAGTTGTTTTTTTGTTTCTGGAGATGTTAATAAATTTAAACAGATAGGAGAAATATTTTTAGAAAGAGAGATTGTTAATTTAGAGAAAATGCCAATATCAAGCTTTAAATAA
- a CDS encoding M20 metallopeptidase family protein, producing MNNKITINENALAELKRIRQHIHEYPELGFDVQNTAKYITTELEKLGLEIKTGIGKTGVIADLKVPNAKKTIALRADMDALPIHEQNSCEYRSKVDGKAHMCGHDSHCAMVLVTAQQLVKNKEFLNVNVRFLFQPSEEVLPGGAPAMIADGAIDGVDEIYGIHVMPLIDEGKIQICSPVALAGVDLFDIAFHGKGGHASIPMTANDPIIMASQFINQVQTVVSRNSDSFDPIVISVTAIEAGSAYNVIPDKVKLKGAIRYLSSNGKDLAKKRLHEIAQGVATTYNGNVDINYINGYPETRNSEAPTNKATQAVKLALGETNVVESKIPWMGSEDFSYFAKEIPACYVFLGVRNEVKGFTSMVHEPTFDLTADAMLNGVKYYTNLINLISNS from the coding sequence ATGAATAATAAAATTACTATAAATGAAAATGCTCTTGCTGAACTAAAACGTATTAGACAGCATATCCATGAATATCCAGAGCTTGGTTTTGATGTACAAAATACTGCTAAATACATAACAACAGAATTAGAAAAACTAGGGTTAGAAATAAAAACTGGTATCGGTAAAACAGGTGTTATTGCTGATTTAAAAGTCCCAAATGCAAAAAAAACTATAGCATTACGAGCAGACATGGATGCTTTACCGATTCATGAACAAAATTCTTGTGAATATAGATCTAAGGTAGATGGCAAAGCTCACATGTGTGGACATGACTCACATTGTGCAATGGTTTTGGTTACAGCTCAACAATTAGTAAAAAATAAAGAATTTTTGAACGTTAATGTTCGCTTTCTTTTCCAGCCATCTGAAGAAGTCTTACCTGGTGGTGCCCCTGCTATGATAGCAGATGGTGCTATAGATGGAGTAGATGAAATATATGGCATACACGTCATGCCTCTTATTGATGAGGGTAAAATACAAATATGCTCTCCTGTTGCTCTAGCTGGGGTAGATCTATTTGATATAGCTTTTCATGGTAAAGGTGGGCATGCTAGTATACCTATGACAGCGAATGACCCAATTATTATGGCTTCGCAATTTATTAATCAAGTACAAACAGTAGTATCTAGAAATAGTGATAGTTTTGATCCCATAGTTATTTCAGTAACTGCTATTGAAGCAGGCTCAGCATATAATGTAATACCAGATAAAGTGAAGTTAAAAGGAGCCATAAGATATTTGAGTTCCAACGGAAAAGACCTTGCAAAAAAGCGTTTACATGAAATAGCTCAAGGTGTTGCTACAACTTATAATGGAAATGTAGATATAAATTATATTAATGGTTATCCTGAAACAAGAAACTCTGAAGCTCCAACCAATAAAGCTACTCAGGCTGTAAAGTTAGCACTTGGTGAAACTAATGTTGTAGAGTCAAAAATTCCATGGATGGGGTCTGAAGACTTCTCATATTTCGCAAAAGAAATACCTGCTTGCTATGTGTTTCTCGGTGTTAGAAATGAAGTTAAAGGTTTTACTTCTATGGTACATGAGCCAACATTTGATTTAACTGCAGACGCCATGCTAAATGGTGTCAAATATTATACTAATCTAATCAATCTTATAAGTAATAGTTAG
- the uvrB gene encoding excinuclease ABC subunit UvrB: MDRFNLVTKYKPSGDQPKAISSLVNGINSGLKHQVLLGVTGSGKTFTMAHVINETQKPSLILAHNKTLAAQLYSEMKQFFPDNAVEYFVSYYDYYQPEAYVAASDTYIEKDSSVNEHIEQMRLSATKAILERKDVIIVATVSAIYGLGDPEQYMQMLLHLKVGETIDPKLAQRKLIDMQYTRNDMDFSRGTYRVRGEILDIFPADSEADAIRVEFFDDEIESISLIDSLTSKKIKPLHRATIFPSTHYVASKDRKEQVIKQIKEELKERIKYFEENNQLLEAQRIEQRTKYDIEMINELGYCTGIENYSRLLSGRGEGEPPPTLLDYLPEDALIIVDESHATLPQFGGMYKGDRSRKENLVNYGFRLLSALDNRPLKFHEFERLINQAVYVSATPAKYELEKSENTVEQIIRPTGLLDPEVIVRPVAIQVEDALSEINLAVAKGERILITTLTKKMAENLTDYLSEHNVNVRYLHSDIDTVERVQIIHDLRQGVFDVLVGINLLREGLDMPEVGILLIFDADKEGFLRSDKALIQTIGRVARNINGRAILYADVVTGSMQRAMEETLRRRETQNEYNIKNNITPKTIIKDIDDMLDSSPEKQRREYKNNARIKVDDVDVSAILGMSEAARVIKALEKRMRNYAKELEFEKATAIRDKIIEIKQKFINL; the protein is encoded by the coding sequence ATGGATAGATTTAATTTAGTAACAAAATACAAGCCAAGTGGTGACCAGCCTAAAGCTATAAGTAGTTTGGTTAATGGAATAAACAGTGGTTTGAAACATCAGGTTTTGTTAGGAGTGACAGGCTCTGGTAAAACCTTTACTATGGCCCATGTAATTAATGAAACTCAAAAGCCTAGTTTAATACTTGCGCATAATAAAACCTTAGCTGCTCAACTGTATTCTGAGATGAAACAGTTTTTTCCAGATAATGCAGTAGAATATTTTGTTTCATACTATGATTATTATCAGCCAGAAGCTTATGTGGCAGCATCTGATACTTATATAGAGAAAGATTCATCTGTTAATGAACATATTGAGCAGATGAGATTATCAGCGACAAAAGCTATTTTAGAGCGTAAAGATGTAATAATTGTAGCAACGGTTTCAGCTATTTATGGTCTTGGTGATCCAGAGCAATATATGCAGATGCTTTTACATTTAAAAGTAGGTGAGACAATAGATCCTAAATTAGCTCAAAGAAAGCTTATTGATATGCAATATACTCGCAATGATATGGATTTTAGTCGAGGAACTTATCGAGTAAGAGGAGAGATTTTAGATATATTTCCCGCTGATTCTGAAGCTGATGCTATTAGGGTTGAATTCTTTGATGATGAAATAGAATCTATAAGCTTAATAGATTCTTTAACTTCTAAAAAAATAAAGCCGTTACATCGAGCAACGATATTTCCTAGTACGCATTATGTTGCTTCTAAAGATAGAAAAGAGCAGGTCATAAAACAAATCAAAGAAGAGCTTAAAGAAAGGATTAAATATTTTGAAGAAAATAATCAATTGCTAGAAGCTCAAAGGATAGAGCAGAGAACTAAGTATGATATAGAAATGATAAATGAGCTTGGTTATTGTACTGGAATTGAAAATTATTCTAGACTGTTATCAGGACGTGGCGAGGGTGAGCCACCGCCAACTTTGTTAGACTATTTGCCAGAAGATGCTCTAATCATAGTTGATGAATCACATGCTACACTACCTCAATTTGGAGGAATGTATAAAGGCGATCGTTCAAGAAAAGAAAATCTTGTTAACTATGGATTCAGATTGTTATCAGCATTAGATAACAGACCTCTTAAATTTCATGAGTTTGAAAGGCTTATTAACCAAGCGGTATATGTGTCAGCGACCCCTGCTAAATATGAGCTGGAAAAATCTGAAAATACTGTTGAGCAGATTATTAGACCTACAGGACTTCTTGATCCCGAAGTGATTGTTAGACCAGTTGCTATACAGGTAGAAGATGCATTATCAGAAATCAATTTAGCAGTAGCAAAAGGTGAGAGAATATTAATAACGACGTTAACAAAGAAAATGGCAGAAAATCTTACAGATTATTTATCTGAACATAATGTCAATGTTAGATATTTACATTCTGATATAGATACAGTTGAAAGAGTACAGATTATTCATGATCTCCGACAAGGTGTGTTTGATGTACTTGTTGGTATTAACCTTTTACGTGAAGGGTTAGATATGCCAGAGGTGGGTATTTTATTAATTTTTGATGCAGATAAAGAAGGTTTTCTTCGTTCTGATAAAGCTCTAATTCAGACAATAGGGCGTGTTGCTAGAAATATAAATGGTAGAGCTATTTTATATGCAGATGTTGTTACAGGCTCTATGCAGAGAGCTATGGAAGAAACTCTCAGAAGAAGAGAAACTCAAAATGAATACAATATAAAAAATAATATTACACCAAAAACAATCATAAAAGATATTGATGACATGCTCGATAGTTCTCCAGAGAAGCAAAGACGAGAATATAAAAATAATGCGAGAATAAAGGTTGATGATGTGGATGTTTCGGCTATACTAGGTATGTCTGAAGCTGCTAGAGTTATTAAGGCATTAGAAAAACGCATGAGAAACTATGCTAAAGAGCTAGAGTTTGAGAAAGCTACAGCTATTAGAGATAAAATAATAGAAATAAAACAGAAATTTATAAACCTATAG
- a CDS encoding FUSC family protein, with translation MIFSKDRLIDKMSDNTLLAFRALLASTIGLLICYAVFSLSGEDSFRERIYWVVFAVVSVTVSTNTDVVFSRAKNIAVFSVLGCTMGSVILMLIQKYMDSFILIAILCSLSLMLYTYTMFLNYATSVFFIHIYLVMFFGLFVFWDTDLFFVRIICVFIGTISILAVFIITKSTKNRVKFQKEMYILYGEFKQIVDSIDQKVSNKKIINLVQKNISLNEQLLAAKYEFNTRREYYSYKQIILLMDELLINLKTYRVLFIQEKKHKTELYKEFVDYTNEAIKKNFKKLTIRYDRILLGDKKNNLFLKK, from the coding sequence ATGATTTTCTCAAAAGATAGGCTAATTGATAAAATGTCTGATAATACGTTACTAGCTTTTAGAGCCTTATTAGCTTCAACTATTGGTTTATTAATTTGTTATGCTGTTTTTAGCCTTAGCGGAGAGGACTCATTTAGAGAAAGAATATATTGGGTAGTATTTGCTGTTGTGAGTGTTACTGTGAGTACAAATACAGATGTAGTGTTCTCTAGAGCTAAAAATATAGCAGTATTTTCAGTGCTTGGTTGTACCATGGGCTCTGTTATATTGATGCTTATTCAAAAGTATATGGATAGCTTTATCTTAATAGCTATATTGTGCTCATTATCTTTGATGTTATATACATATACAATGTTTTTAAATTATGCAACAAGCGTCTTTTTTATTCATATTTATCTTGTGATGTTTTTTGGATTATTCGTTTTTTGGGATACGGATTTATTTTTTGTTCGTATTATCTGCGTGTTTATTGGAACAATAAGTATATTAGCTGTTTTTATTATTACGAAAAGTACCAAAAACAGGGTTAAGTTCCAAAAAGAGATGTACATTTTATATGGCGAATTTAAACAGATTGTTGATAGTATTGATCAGAAGGTTTCAAATAAAAAAATTATTAACTTAGTGCAAAAAAATATTAGTTTAAACGAACAGCTTTTAGCTGCAAAGTATGAATTTAATACTAGAAGAGAATATTATTCATATAAACAAATTATACTTCTAATGGATGAATTACTAATTAACTTAAAAACATATCGAGTTTTATTTATTCAAGAAAAGAAACATAAAACCGAGTTATATAAAGAGTTTGTGGATTATACAAATGAAGCAATAAAAAAGAACTTTAAGAAGCTTACAATTAGATATGATAGAATTCTATTAGGAGATAAAAAGAATAATCTTTTCTTAAAAAAATAA
- the murI gene encoding glutamate racemase, protein MNNRPIGVFDSGIGGLTVVKNLMELLPNENIIYFGDIARIPYGTKSRATIQRFAEQTVKFLLDQEVKAIIIACNTISAVAKEAVQNLAKDIPVIDVISAGAKAAEDYNNIGVIATQATVNSKAYSRAIHEHNKDAIVDSQECGLFVPMIEEGFVKGVAIEAVACEYLSFFKDKDIEALILGCTHYPLIADIIAKFIKEDTLLIDPATQACLMLQECLESKELLNLTNQKSDYRFYVTDIPIKFKAMGEMFLKTQMDYLEIVSLEN, encoded by the coding sequence ATGAACAATAGGCCTATAGGAGTATTTGATTCAGGTATAGGAGGTCTAACGGTTGTTAAAAACCTAATGGAACTCTTACCAAATGAAAATATAATTTATTTTGGTGATATAGCCAGAATTCCTTACGGTACCAAGTCTAGAGCTACTATTCAGAGATTTGCTGAACAGACGGTTAAATTCTTATTAGATCAAGAAGTTAAGGCTATTATTATAGCGTGCAATACCATTTCTGCAGTAGCTAAAGAAGCTGTTCAGAATTTGGCTAAGGATATTCCAGTAATAGATGTCATAAGTGCAGGAGCAAAAGCTGCTGAAGACTATAATAATATTGGTGTAATTGCAACTCAAGCAACAGTAAATAGTAAGGCATATTCACGAGCAATACATGAGCATAATAAAGATGCTATTGTTGACTCACAAGAATGTGGTCTTTTTGTGCCGATGATAGAAGAAGGCTTTGTAAAAGGTGTAGCAATAGAAGCTGTAGCTTGTGAATATCTAAGTTTTTTTAAAGATAAAGATATTGAAGCTTTAATACTGGGATGTACTCATTATCCATTAATAGCAGATATAATAGCAAAGTTCATTAAAGAGGATACTTTACTTATTGATCCAGCAACTCAAGCTTGCTTAATGTTACAAGAATGTCTTGAGTCTAAAGAATTATTAAACTTAACAAATCAAAAATCAGACTATAGGTTTTACGTTACAGATATTCCTATTAAATTCAAAGCTATGGGTGAAATGTTCTTAAAAACGCAAATGGATTATTTAGAAATAGTTAGTCTTGAAAATTAG
- a CDS encoding nuclease-related domain-containing protein has protein sequence MAIESKLKKDRIFLRFTIAKIKNYLFRIKKSLYAAIILCGFIMMAVLYLGNWALAFQSLQISVTLSSIIFVLLFLVTKDDNPVDIIVSGVEGESKVLDELRKLNNNYVLFNRLILPDEQSTYGTRELDFVVISKNCIYVVEVKNNRGHIEVQNMAERWHVEKTSQHNNIYAKTIKNPIRQVFAQKKVLQTYLFKKKVYIKGIPVVTIVVFANDDADLSDIFVAEDANQAVLQLEHLLPFIENKEQYLEKIPTKSRKKIIRYLEKV, from the coding sequence ATGGCAATTGAGAGTAAATTAAAAAAAGATAGAATATTTCTTAGATTTACTATAGCAAAAATAAAAAACTATCTATTTAGAATTAAAAAAAGTTTATATGCAGCTATCATCCTTTGTGGATTTATTATGATGGCAGTATTATATCTAGGAAATTGGGCTTTAGCGTTCCAGTCTTTACAAATATCAGTAACATTGTCATCTATTATTTTTGTACTATTATTTTTAGTTACTAAGGATGATAATCCAGTTGATATTATTGTTTCAGGTGTTGAAGGTGAATCAAAAGTATTAGACGAGCTAAGAAAATTAAATAATAATTATGTGCTTTTCAATAGACTTATATTACCTGATGAACAATCAACATATGGAACTAGGGAATTAGATTTTGTAGTTATTTCAAAGAACTGTATCTATGTTGTCGAAGTAAAGAATAATAGAGGTCATATTGAAGTTCAGAATATGGCTGAAAGGTGGCATGTTGAGAAAACCTCACAGCATAATAATATTTATGCTAAAACAATTAAAAACCCAATAAGACAGGTTTTTGCACAGAAGAAAGTTTTACAAACATATTTATTTAAAAAGAAAGTTTATATAAAAGGTATACCTGTAGTAACTATAGTAGTATTTGCTAATGATGATGCTGACTTAAGTGATATTTTTGTTGCAGAAGATGCTAATCAAGCAGTTTTACAATTAGAGCATTTATTACCATTTATTGAAAATAAAGAACAATATTTGGAGAAAATTCCTACAAAATCTAGGAAAAAAATAATTAGATATTTAGAAAAGGTTTAA
- a CDS encoding multidrug effflux MFS transporter, producing the protein MENKHLNIFLLIPLVVTFSFGMDSYIPFIIVIKNQLNLSASIVQLSMSIYIFALAVGQIFIGLLSDYIGRKKALYLSTILFMASSVLCGFSTSGTQLIIGRFLQGIGACGLRACTYTMVKDCYDGDQASAYLTRLYSAVSLSPMIAPLIGGFVGGIWGWEAIFFMMVILGVALLGCIYPLPETYSKQTEKTLQQHFKDIGAVFRDKQILFYGCLSAAGITAMFCFVSSMSYIILLQYHLSQEYIYLTFVICGIGMFIVGMLSKKIISSLGSKRALYYSFGISIFLLIVMSLLSLLGDLNFSMYVLFSMLLISIAIILNGCSISMGVASRKTLIGLGISIIGVLGYGIAAISGWVLSLLPIDTFSYGLVVGTYYLFMIIISLVAIKPKKAYG; encoded by the coding sequence TTGGAAAATAAGCATTTAAATATATTTTTACTTATTCCATTAGTTGTAACTTTCTCATTCGGGATGGATAGTTATATTCCTTTTATTATAGTAATAAAAAATCAGCTTAATCTGTCAGCATCTATAGTACAGTTAAGCATGAGTATTTATATATTTGCTTTAGCAGTTGGACAGATTTTTATAGGATTATTATCTGACTATATTGGTAGAAAAAAAGCTTTATATCTTTCAACGATTCTTTTTATGGCCTCTTCAGTTTTATGTGGATTTTCAACTTCTGGCACGCAGTTGATTATAGGGAGATTTTTACAAGGTATAGGGGCATGTGGTTTAAGAGCTTGTACTTATACCATGGTTAAAGATTGTTATGATGGAGATCAAGCATCAGCTTACTTAACGCGGTTATACAGTGCGGTAAGCCTTTCGCCGATGATAGCTCCATTAATAGGTGGGTTTGTTGGTGGGATATGGGGCTGGGAAGCTATATTCTTTATGATGGTGATTTTAGGAGTAGCGCTTTTAGGATGTATTTATCCATTACCAGAAACATATAGTAAACAAACAGAAAAAACACTTCAGCAGCATTTTAAAGACATTGGAGCAGTGTTTAGAGATAAGCAAATTCTTTTTTATGGATGCTTATCAGCAGCTGGAATTACAGCAATGTTTTGCTTTGTATCTTCAATGAGCTACATAATTTTATTACAGTATCATTTATCTCAAGAGTATATATATCTGACATTTGTGATTTGTGGCATAGGTATGTTTATAGTAGGTATGCTTTCTAAAAAGATTATTTCTTCATTAGGTTCTAAGCGAGCTCTATATTATTCATTTGGGATTAGTATATTTCTCTTAATTGTAATGAGTTTATTAAGTCTTTTAGGGGACTTGAATTTCTCTATGTATGTACTATTTAGTATGCTTCTAATAAGTATTGCAATTATTTTAAATGGCTGTTCTATTTCAATGGGAGTAGCATCACGTAAAACACTAATAGGTTTAGGCATATCTATAATTGGAGTGCTTGGATACGGTATTGCTGCAATAAGTGGTTGGGTGTTATCACTATTGCCAATAGATACTTTTAGCTATGGCTTAGTTGTTGGTACATATTATCTATTTATGATAATAATATCTTTAGTAGCGATTAAGCCTAAAAAGGCTTATGGCTAA
- a CDS encoding exodeoxyribonuclease I produces the protein MQNKTFLFYDLETTGINNSFDQVLQFAAVRTDLNFNEIERFNFFVKLNPDTTPTPRATITHHISIAQANSEGVAEYHAIRKIHKIINVPGTISIGYNTLGFDDEFLRFAFFKNMLPPYSHQFKSGCFRADLFPVVACYYLFCNEALKWPIVVDDNDVEKVSLKLENINLENNLHSGGRAHDAITDVLVTVELAKKLRQVNPKMWQFLLQKFYKQVDEQTLDSLDVGVDEYKQAIAIGGIFGAKNNFMTAILDVGQHRSYKNQEIFVRLDQCLFSEHIEKFESLENEHWRLTVNKKWGDIPIILPAKTRFVGKLPQERLDIIKANKEFIKANKELFRDFVEYVLTYKYPEIENIDVSASIYQSDFMTVADEKGCDKFHNSKIEEKAKMLNQLPKSYYDRAVRIIGRLDFEKLPQNSQYEFQEYLNKIVSLEEDELLIDHKGHKRITLEEIYKEIEYLRKTENLTEEQHALLYELEEYLF, from the coding sequence ATGCAGAACAAAACATTTTTATTCTACGATTTAGAAACAACAGGTATAAATAATTCTTTTGATCAGGTATTGCAATTTGCAGCTGTGAGAACAGACTTGAATTTTAATGAGATTGAAAGATTTAATTTTTTTGTAAAGCTTAATCCTGATACAACACCAACACCAAGAGCAACAATTACTCATCATATATCTATTGCTCAAGCAAATTCTGAAGGTGTTGCTGAGTATCATGCTATTCGAAAAATACATAAAATAATTAACGTTCCTGGAACAATAAGTATTGGATATAACACTTTAGGTTTTGATGACGAGTTTCTGCGATTTGCTTTTTTTAAAAATATGCTTCCTCCTTATAGTCATCAATTTAAAAGTGGCTGTTTTAGAGCAGATTTATTTCCAGTCGTTGCATGTTACTACCTTTTTTGTAATGAAGCCTTAAAGTGGCCTATAGTAGTTGATGATAATGATGTGGAAAAGGTTTCTCTAAAATTAGAAAATATAAATTTAGAAAATAACCTACACAGTGGTGGAAGAGCCCATGATGCAATTACTGATGTTTTAGTGACAGTTGAATTAGCTAAGAAGTTACGTCAGGTAAATCCTAAAATGTGGCAGTTTTTATTGCAAAAGTTCTATAAACAAGTTGATGAGCAAACTTTAGACAGCTTAGATGTTGGAGTTGATGAATATAAGCAAGCTATAGCAATTGGTGGTATTTTTGGTGCTAAAAATAATTTTATGACAGCAATTCTAGATGTTGGGCAACATAGAAGTTATAAGAACCAAGAAATATTTGTAAGGCTTGATCAGTGTCTATTTTCTGAACATATAGAAAAATTTGAAAGCTTAGAAAATGAGCATTGGCGATTGACAGTAAATAAAAAATGGGGTGATATCCCAATCATATTGCCGGCTAAAACTAGATTTGTTGGTAAGCTTCCTCAAGAGAGATTGGATATTATTAAAGCAAATAAAGAGTTTATTAAAGCAAATAAAGAACTTTTTAGAGATTTTGTTGAGTATGTTTTAACCTATAAATATCCAGAAATAGAAAATATAGATGTTAGCGCTAGTATTTATCAAAGCGATTTTATGACAGTTGCTGATGAAAAGGGATGTGATAAGTTTCATAATTCTAAAATTGAAGAAAAAGCTAAAATGCTTAATCAGTTGCCTAAAAGTTATTATGATAGAGCAGTTAGGATAATAGGAAGGTTAGATTTTGAAAAACTGCCCCAAAATTCACAATATGAGTTTCAGGAATATCTTAATAAAATAGTTAGTTTAGAAGAAGATGAGCTTTTAATTGATCATAAGGGTCATAAAAGAATTACATTGGAAGAGATTTATAAAGAAATAGAATATTTAAGAAAAACTGAAAATTTAACAGAAGAGCAGCATGCATTATTGTATGAGTTAGAGGAATATCTTTTTTAA